The Mastomys coucha isolate ucsf_1 unplaced genomic scaffold, UCSF_Mcou_1 pScaffold4, whole genome shotgun sequence genome has a segment encoding these proteins:
- the Lmnb2 gene encoding lamin-B2 isoform X2 — translation MGESEPIRGTGEGCRRDCMETDTKDGALLELRGRPLRKCVKRRLKGLGKAPVKEAVEDPRTWNNHPGVPTREQEVRETRRRHERRLVEVDSSRQQEYDFKMAQALEDLRSQHDEQVRLYRLELEQTYQNKLDNAKLISDQNDKAAHAAREELKEARMRVESLSYQLLGLQKQASAAENHIYELEEALAGERDKFRKMLDAKEQEMMEVRDAMQQQLAEYQELLDTKLALDIEISAYRKLLEGEEERLKLSPSPSSRVTISRATSSSSSSSGVGMSVGQGRGKRRRLETEDTSGSPSSAFSVSSGSRLAQKSVATGVVNIDEVDLEGRFVRLKNSSDKDQSLGNWRIKRQVLEGEDIAYKFTPKYVLRAGQTVTVWAAGAGATHSPPSTLVWKSQSSWGSGESVRTVLVNADGEEVAVQAAKQSSVQGRENGEEEEEEEAEFGEEDLFHQQGDPRTTSRGCRLM, via the exons ATGGGGGAGTCAGAACCCATAAGAGGCACTGGAGAGGGATGCAGGAGGGACTGCATGGAGACAGACACCAAGGATGGAGCTCTACTGGAGCTCAGAGGGAGACCTCTGAGGAAGTGTGTAAAGCGACGCCTGAAGGGTCTTGGGAAGGCCCCCGTGAAGGAAGCAGTGGaggatcccaggacttggaaCAACCACCCCGGGGTCCCCACAAGAGAGCAG GAGGTGCGGGAGACCCGACGGAGGCATGAGAGGCGCTTGGTGGAGGTGGACAGCAGCCGGCAACAGGAATATGACTTCAAGATGGCTCAGGCCCTGGAGGACCTGCGCAGTCAGCACGATGAGCAAGTGCGCCTGTACCGGCTAGAGCTGGAGCAGACCTACCAGAACAAG CTGGACAACGCCAAGCTAATCTCGGACCAGAATGACAAGGCAGCCCATGCAGCCCGCGAGGAGCTCAAGGAGGCCCGCATGCGCGTGGAGTCCCTCAGCTACCAGCTCTTAGGCCTCCAAAAGCAG GCCAGTGCTGCAGAGAACCACATCTACGAGCTGGAGGAGGCCTTGGCTGGGGAGCGCGACAAGTTCCGCAAGATGCTGGACGCCAAGGAGCAGGAGATGATGGAGGTGCGCGACGCCATGCAACAGCAGCTAGCGGAGTACCAGGAGCTGCTGgacaccaagctggccttggatATAGAGATAAGCGCCTACCGCAAGCTgctggagggtgaggaggagag GCTTAAGCTATCCCCCAGCCCTTCATCACGGGTCACCATCTCTCGGGCcacctccagcagcagcagcagcagcggggTTGGCATGTCTGTGGGCCAGGGCAGAGGCAAGCGCCGGCGGCTGGAGACAGAGGACACCTCAGGCTCACCCAGCAGTGCCTTCAGCGTGAGCAGCGGCTCCCGCCTAGCCCAGAAGTCTGTGGCCACGGGTGTTGTGAACATCGATGAGGTGGACCTGGAGGGCAGGTTCGTGCGCCTTAAGAACTCTTCAGACAAG GACCAGTCTTTGGGGAACTGGAGGATCAAGAGACAGGTTCTGGAGGGTGAGGACATCGCCTACAAGTTCACACCCAAGTATGTCCTGCGGGCCGGCCAGACTGTCACG GTGTGGGCAGCTGGCGCAGGGGCTACCCACAGTCCCCCATCAACCCTTGTGTGGAAGAGTCAGAGCAGCTGGGGATCCGGGGAGAGCGTCCGCACTGTCCTGGTTAATGCAGATGGTGAG GAGGTGGCTGTGCAGGCTGCAAAGCAGTCATCTGTCCAGGGGCGCGAGAacggggaagaggaggaagaggaagaggcagaattCGGTGAAGAGGACCTCTTCCACCAGCAG GGGGACCCAAGGACTACCTCAAGGGGCTGCCGGCTGATGTGA
- the Timm13 gene encoding mitochondrial import inner membrane translocase subunit Tim13: MDSGFGSDFGGTGGGKLDPGAIMEQVKVQIAVANAQELLQRMTDKCFRKCIGKPGGSLDNSEQKCIAMCMDRYMDAWNTVSRAYNSRLQRERANM, encoded by the exons ATGGACAGCGGCTTCGGCTCGGACTTCGGCGGCACGGGTGGCGGGAAGCTGGACCCGGGGGCCATTATGGAGCAAGTGAAAGTGCAGATTGCCGTGGCCAACGCGCAGGAGCTGCTACAG AGAATGACGGACAAGTGTTTCCGGAAGTGCATCGGGAAGCCCGGGGGCTCCTTGGATAACTCGGAGCAG AAATGCATCGCCATGTGCATGGACCGCTACATGGACGCCTGGAACACCGTGTCCCGCGCCTACAACTCTCGACTGCAGCGGGAACGAGCCAACATGTGA